In a genomic window of Helianthus annuus cultivar XRQ/B chromosome 10, HanXRQr2.0-SUNRISE, whole genome shotgun sequence:
- the LOC110880459 gene encoding uncharacterized protein LOC110880459 yields the protein MEESSIGNPTAKDTTKIKVTGNDQKLSLYPFTSVLKTDNWSGPRYFFRFTDFKFVLSKKVEVNTPIDFIGYVVVSYPIEDANRKDGSKTKRMNITLKDLEDQKIGLTFWEDYAVTLSKYINDKDRPAHVVILVHFGTVNIYQCKVGLTNMFEASRVFINSDLDEIKEFKDRYLEKEFSKSSSSKQSCSQVISNAEDEFLNAEDFVLTAFIASIDQQIEEKSQLVEKDDGSFDVLDEKTFECINPDCEAVDVVPVYRYKIPLRVQDSTGTVSCTLFDYEAIKLIKKTAKELLDVYSKLDSSTEGAFQSLPSEFDMLINKKFAFQIKISSFNISNQIENYGISMLTSDEDILSALENKWKINESDLSESNVQCLSDSVGNVKCLSKES from the exons atggaagagtcgagtattggaaacccgaCTG CCAAAGATACAACCAAGATTAAGGTTACTGGAAATGATCAGAAGCTATCTTTGTATCCATTCACTTCTGTTCTGAAAACTGATAACTGGTCTGGTCCTCGGTACTTTTTTCGTTTCACtgattttaaatttgtgttgAGTAAAAAAGTTGAAGTTAATACTCCAATAG ATTTTATCGGTTATGTGGTTGTCTCTTATCCTATTGAAGATGCAAATAGGAAGGATGGCTCTAAAACCAAACGAATGAATATAACTCTCAAAGATCTCGA AGATCAGAAGATTGGTCTTACATTCTGGGAAGACTATGCAGTCACTTTGTCAAAGTACATAAATGATAAAGACCGTCCTGCTCATGTTGTTATTCTTGTGCATTTTGGCACAGTAAACATTTATCAAT GTAAAGTTGGCCTTACTAATATGTTTGAGGCAAGTCGTGTCTTCATAAATTCTGATCTCGATGAGATAAAAGAGTTCAAAGACAg GTATCTTGAGAAGGAGTTTTCTAAATCATCTTCCAGTAAACAGTCATGCTCTCAAGTGATATCCAATGCAGAAGATGAGTTTCTTAATGCTGAAGACTTTGTGTTGACCGCTTTTATTGCTTCAATTGATCAG CAAATTGAAGAGAAATCTCAATTGGTTGAGAAAGATGACGGCAGTTTTGATGTTTTGGATGAGAAGACTTTTGAGTGTATAAACCCTGATTGTGAGGCTGTTGACGTTGTTCCTGTTTATCG TTATAAGATACCTCTAAGGGTTCAGGATTCGACAGGGACTGTTTCTTGTACGTTGTTTGATTATGAAGCTATTAAGCTTATTAAGAAAACCGCCAAAGAACTGCTTGATGTTTACTCAAAG CTTGACAGTTCCACCGAAGGAGCCTTTCAGTCACTTCCATCTGAGTTTGATATGTTGATCAACAAAAAGTTTGCCTTTCAAATCAAAATTTCCAGTTTTAACATTTCTAACCAGATAGAAAACTATGGAATTTCAATGTTAACTTCTGATGAGGACATACTTTCCGCTCTGGAGAATAAATGGAAAATTAATGAG TCTGATTTGTCTGAGTCGAATGTTCAATGCTTGTCTGATTCTGTTGGAAATGTTAAATGTCTATCAAAG GAGTCTTAA